One stretch of Niallia sp. XMNu-256 DNA includes these proteins:
- the spo0A gene encoding sporulation transcription factor Spo0A, whose amino-acid sequence MDKIKVCVVDDNRELVNLLEEFINSQDDMEVCGTAHNGQDCLTMLETVNPDVLVLDIIMPHLDGLAVLGKIREMRKNPTPNVIMLTEFGQEDVTTKAVELGASYFILKPFDMEHLASNIRQVSGHSAPIIRNSSSGSYRPQTSAEPAKPKNLDASITSIIHEIGVPAHIKGYMYLREAISMVYNDIELLGSITKVLYPDIAKKFNTTASRVERAIRHAIEVAWSRGNIESISSLFGYTVSMTKAKPTNSEFIAMVADKLRLEHRAS is encoded by the coding sequence GTGGACAAAATAAAGGTATGTGTAGTTGATGATAATCGGGAACTTGTGAACTTATTAGAGGAGTTTATTAATTCCCAAGATGATATGGAAGTATGCGGAACTGCCCACAATGGACAGGATTGCTTAACAATGCTTGAAACTGTGAATCCAGACGTTTTAGTATTAGATATTATTATGCCGCATTTAGATGGACTCGCAGTTCTTGGTAAAATAAGAGAAATGAGAAAAAATCCAACTCCAAATGTAATCATGTTAACAGAGTTTGGTCAAGAAGATGTTACAACAAAAGCAGTTGAATTAGGCGCATCCTACTTTATTTTAAAGCCATTTGATATGGAACATTTAGCAAGTAATATTCGTCAAGTCAGCGGTCATTCTGCTCCAATTATTCGGAACTCTTCATCTGGAAGCTATCGTCCTCAAACTTCAGCAGAACCGGCAAAACCTAAAAATTTAGATGCCAGCATCACTAGCATTATCCATGAAATCGGTGTTCCCGCGCATATTAAAGGTTATATGTATTTACGTGAAGCGATCTCCATGGTTTATAACGACATCGAGTTACTTGGTTCAATTACAAAAGTGTTATATCCAGATATAGCGAAGAAATTTAACACAACAGCAAGTCGAGTAGAGCGTGCGATCCGTCATGCGATCGAAGTTGCCTGGAGTAGAGGAAACATTGAATCAATTTCATCCTTATTCGGTTATACTGTATCCATGACAAAAGCCAAACCAACAAATTCTGAGTTTATTGCGATGGTGGCTGATAAACTACGTTTAGAGCACCGTGCATCTTAA
- the spoIVB gene encoding SpoIVB peptidase yields MFLNKDFFRKIIGGILLVSLIAICFIKPVQEYINIPTHITLFEGQQVNIDKAVPVSASINEPFIVALSQDEQFVSLSAKKQGKNEMFLELAGLPVKKVDVNVLKDFKVIPGGQSIGVKLNTLGVLVVGHHLVTTEEGKVSPGELAGIQVGDIITEINGKKIEKMQDVAPFVQEAGQTNKPLKLTVSRENGKIETELMPQKEKGDENFKLGLYIRDSAAGIGTMTFYHPESKKYGALGHVISDMDTKKPIVVDDGQIVKSTVTSIEKGSNGNPGEKLARFSSDKEVIGNIKRNSPYGIFGELNRDIQNGIMDEPLPIALSHQVKEGPAQILTVVENDEVKLFDIEIVSTIPQKFPATKGMVIKITDPELLGKTGGIVQGMSGSPIIQDGKVIGAVTHVFVNDPTSGYGVHIEWMLNEAGIDIYERPQEQAS; encoded by the coding sequence ATGTTTTTGAATAAAGACTTCTTTAGAAAAATAATTGGTGGAATTCTCCTTGTTTCATTAATTGCTATATGTTTTATTAAACCTGTACAGGAGTATATAAATATTCCTACCCATATTACATTATTTGAAGGACAGCAAGTAAATATAGATAAAGCTGTTCCTGTTTCAGCATCAATAAACGAACCATTCATTGTTGCCCTTAGTCAAGATGAACAGTTTGTGTCACTATCTGCAAAAAAACAAGGCAAGAATGAAATGTTTTTAGAGTTAGCTGGATTGCCCGTTAAAAAAGTGGATGTAAATGTTTTAAAGGATTTTAAGGTTATTCCTGGCGGTCAGTCAATTGGTGTGAAACTAAATACTTTAGGCGTTTTAGTCGTTGGACATCACCTAGTAACAACTGAAGAAGGGAAAGTATCCCCAGGAGAGCTAGCTGGTATTCAAGTGGGCGATATCATTACAGAGATTAATGGGAAAAAGATTGAAAAAATGCAAGATGTTGCTCCTTTTGTCCAGGAAGCAGGCCAAACAAATAAACCGTTAAAGTTAACGGTTTCTAGAGAAAATGGAAAGATTGAAACAGAACTTATGCCGCAAAAAGAAAAAGGCGATGAGAACTTTAAACTGGGTTTATATATCCGAGACTCAGCGGCTGGGATCGGTACGATGACTTTTTACCATCCAGAATCGAAGAAGTATGGTGCTTTAGGACATGTAATTTCAGATATGGATACAAAGAAACCGATTGTTGTTGATGATGGTCAAATAGTTAAGTCTACGGTTACATCAATTGAGAAAGGCAGTAATGGAAATCCGGGTGAAAAGTTAGCTCGATTCTCCTCAGATAAAGAGGTTATTGGCAATATTAAACGAAATAGCCCTTATGGAATTTTTGGAGAACTCAATCGCGATATTCAAAATGGGATTATGGACGAGCCCTTGCCAATCGCTCTGTCTCATCAAGTAAAAGAGGGACCCGCACAAATCTTAACCGTAGTTGAAAATGATGAGGTCAAATTATTTGATATTGAAATTGTCAGTACCATTCCCCAAAAATTCCCAGCCACAAAAGGTATGGTCATTAAAATAACGGATCCTGAGCTTCTTGGGAAAACCGGTGGAATTGTTCAAGGAATGAGTGGAAGTCCAATTATCCAAGACGGCAAAGTAATTGGTGCAGTTACCCATGTTTTCGTCAATGATCCTACAAGCGGTTATGGTGTTCATATTGAATGGATGTTAAATGAGGCTGGCATTGATATCTATGAAAGGCCACAAGAACAAGCATCTTAA
- the recN gene encoding DNA repair protein RecN, translating to MLSELSIKNFAIIETLSISFEKGLTVLTGETGAGKSIIIDAIHLLVGGRGSSDFVRHGENRAEIEGLFLLEKSTHPVISKAQELGIDIEDEMIVLRREITKSGKSVCRINGKLVTISILREIGARLVDIHGQHEHQELMDESKHLSLLDQFGHKKISAALLEYRRVYDEYQQALRKLKSLTENEQQTAQRVDLYQFQLNEIEQAQLQLDEDEALLEEKKRLSNFERIYEAIQASYSALKDEQKGLDWIGLVMGQLEDAAGLNSEYKELAESVSNSYYMLEEAASSLRGELELLEFDPERLNEIENRLNEINGLKRKYGQSIAGILEYGAKIEEELETLLNKESHIDQLKKVLISLKKDLMIEGQELTTLRTRLADKLTNSIHRELKELYMQKTVFEVHINSGESHISSTGMDQVEFYISTNPGEPLKPLSKIASGGELSRIMLALKSIFSKHQEITSIIFDEVDTGVSGRVAQAIAEKIYKVSIGSQVLCISHLPQVAAMSDTHLYIEKEILEGRTRTRVKKLNDDGKIKEIGRMISGVEITDITKEHAKELLVTAQEMKVHESL from the coding sequence ATGCTTAGTGAATTATCAATTAAAAATTTTGCGATCATTGAAACCCTTTCAATTTCATTTGAAAAGGGACTAACCGTATTGACGGGTGAAACAGGAGCAGGCAAGTCCATTATTATTGATGCTATTCATTTGCTTGTCGGTGGAAGAGGGTCTTCAGATTTTGTGCGCCATGGGGAAAATAGGGCAGAGATTGAAGGCCTTTTTTTACTTGAGAAATCGACACATCCCGTCATATCAAAAGCGCAGGAATTAGGAATAGATATCGAAGACGAAATGATCGTCTTGCGCCGTGAAATAACGAAAAGCGGAAAAAGTGTGTGTAGAATTAATGGAAAACTTGTGACGATTTCAATCCTTCGTGAAATTGGGGCAAGACTTGTCGACATACATGGACAACATGAACATCAAGAACTAATGGATGAGTCTAAGCATCTTTCTCTTCTTGATCAGTTTGGACATAAGAAAATTTCAGCAGCATTATTGGAATATAGACGAGTTTATGATGAATATCAACAGGCATTACGTAAGTTAAAAAGTTTAACTGAAAATGAGCAACAAACTGCACAAAGAGTTGATTTATACCAATTTCAATTAAATGAAATTGAACAAGCGCAATTACAATTAGATGAGGATGAAGCTTTATTAGAGGAGAAGAAGCGACTCTCTAACTTTGAGCGTATTTATGAAGCGATACAAGCTAGTTATTCAGCTCTTAAAGATGAACAAAAGGGTTTGGATTGGATCGGGCTAGTCATGGGGCAATTGGAGGATGCAGCAGGATTAAACTCTGAATATAAAGAACTGGCTGAATCTGTATCCAATAGTTATTATATGTTAGAAGAAGCAGCTTCAAGCCTTAGAGGAGAATTGGAATTATTGGAGTTTGATCCTGAACGCTTGAATGAAATTGAAAATCGATTAAATGAAATTAATGGATTGAAGCGAAAGTATGGGCAATCGATTGCTGGAATTTTAGAATACGGTGCGAAAATTGAGGAAGAATTGGAAACACTACTGAATAAAGAAAGTCATATTGATCAGTTAAAGAAAGTTTTGATATCCTTAAAAAAGGACTTAATGATTGAAGGACAAGAGTTAACAACATTACGAACTCGGTTAGCGGATAAATTAACAAACTCAATTCATCGTGAACTAAAAGAATTATATATGCAAAAAACTGTTTTTGAAGTACATATCAATAGTGGTGAATCACATATTTCTAGTACAGGGATGGATCAGGTTGAATTTTATATTTCCACAAATCCTGGAGAACCATTGAAACCATTGTCAAAGATTGCCTCAGGAGGAGAACTTTCCCGGATTATGCTTGCATTAAAAAGTATTTTTTCCAAACATCAGGAAATTACTTCAATTATTTTTGATGAAGTGGATACAGGAGTCAGTGGGCGAGTTGCTCAGGCAATTGCCGAAAAAATCTATAAGGTTTCAATTGGTTCGCAGGTCCTCTGCATTTCACATTTGCCACAAGTTGCTGCCATGTCAGATACCCATCTTTATATTGAAAAGGAAATCCTTGAAGGTCGTACGAGAACAAGGGTGAAAAAACTAAACGATGACGGAAAAATAAAGGAAATCGGCCGTATGATCTCAGGTGTAGAGATAACCGATATTACAAAAGAACATGCAAAAGAATTGTTAGTAACCGCTCAAGAAATGAAAGTACACGAATCTCTGTAG
- the argR gene encoding transcriptional regulator ArgR: MSKGQRHIKIRDIIANNEIETQDDLVLALKNAGYNVTQATVSRDIKELHLIKVPLADGRYKYSLPADQRFNPLQKLKRNLMDAFVRIDSAGHLLVLKTLPGNAMAIAALIDNLDWDDVVGTVSGDDTILVICRTEKDTEIVSNRFLDLL, translated from the coding sequence ATGTCAAAAGGACAACGGCATATAAAAATTAGGGATATAATCGCTAATAATGAAATTGAAACACAAGATGATTTAGTATTAGCGCTAAAAAATGCGGGCTATAATGTGACACAAGCGACTGTGTCACGCGACATTAAAGAATTGCATTTAATTAAAGTGCCTCTTGCAGATGGACGCTATAAATACAGTTTACCCGCTGATCAACGCTTCAATCCGTTGCAGAAATTGAAACGAAACTTAATGGATGCATTCGTCCGTATTGATTCTGCTGGGCATCTTCTCGTGTTAAAGACTTTGCCGGGAAATGCAATGGCGATTGCAGCCTTAATTGATAATTTAGACTGGGATGATGTTGTTGGGACAGTTAGTGGGGATGATACCATTTTGGTGATTTGCAGAACGGAAAAAGATACAGAGATTGTTTCAAATCGTTTTCTTGATTTACTCTAA
- a CDS encoding TlyA family RNA methyltransferase: MKKERVDVLLVEQGLFETREKAKRAIMAGIVYSNEERLDKPGEKITVDSNLTVKGKTLPYVSRGGLKLEKALKEFNLDVNQKVLLDIGSSTGGFTDCALQNGAVMSYAVDVGYNQLAWKLRNDDRVIVMERTNFRYVTPSDLQGPMPNFASIDVSFISLKLILPVLKTLLVPGSDVVALVKPQFEAGREQVGKKGIVRDAKVHEQVIAEIIDFALQIGFDIKNLSFSPITGGDGNIEFLLHMCWSGRAEDQQGTNELTVTPSEIVQSAHDVLKKKAE, from the coding sequence ATGAAGAAAGAACGTGTAGATGTTTTATTAGTAGAACAAGGGCTATTTGAAACGAGAGAAAAAGCAAAACGAGCGATCATGGCTGGAATTGTCTATAGTAACGAAGAACGGCTTGATAAGCCAGGTGAGAAAATTACAGTTGATTCTAATCTTACTGTCAAAGGAAAAACTCTCCCCTATGTGAGTAGGGGAGGTTTAAAGTTGGAAAAGGCTTTAAAAGAGTTTAATTTAGATGTTAACCAAAAAGTCTTATTGGACATCGGTTCCTCAACAGGCGGCTTTACTGATTGTGCTTTGCAAAATGGTGCTGTCATGTCCTATGCTGTTGATGTTGGATACAATCAATTGGCTTGGAAACTTCGCAATGATGACAGGGTCATTGTGATGGAACGGACTAATTTTCGCTATGTAACGCCTAGTGATTTACAAGGACCTATGCCTAACTTTGCCTCTATTGATGTATCGTTTATCTCTTTAAAATTAATTCTCCCCGTTTTGAAAACTCTATTGGTGCCAGGAAGCGATGTAGTTGCTTTAGTAAAGCCGCAATTTGAGGCCGGAAGAGAGCAAGTCGGAAAGAAAGGGATCGTTAGAGATGCTAAAGTTCACGAGCAAGTCATCGCAGAAATCATTGACTTTGCTTTACAAATAGGTTTTGATATTAAAAATCTTTCATTTTCTCCAATCACCGGTGGCGATGGAAATATTGAATTTCTGCTTCACATGTGCTGGTCTGGACGAGCTGAAGACCAACAGGGGACTAATGAATTAACGGTGACCCCAAGTGAAATTGTGCAAAGTGCCCATGATGTGTTAAAGAAAAAAGCAGAATAA
- the dxs gene encoding 1-deoxy-D-xylulose-5-phosphate synthase — MDLLNIKEPSFLKDLSIKELEALSQDIRQFLIEKLSVTGGHIGPNLGVVELTIALHTCFDSPQDKILWDVGHQSYVHKILTGRASEFDSLRQYKGLSGFPKMAESVHDVWETGHSSTSLSAAMGMAIARDLKQEDSYVIPVIGDGALTGGMALEALNHIGDEKKNMIVVLNDNEMSIAPNVGALHGILGRLRTAGKYQWAKDELEYLMRKVPAVGGKLADTAERIKDSLKYLLVSGVFFEEMGFTYLGPVDGHDYEDLFEQISYAKKTEGPILLHVLTKKGKGYKPAETDRIGNWHGTGPYKIDTGDFIKPVESPPAWSKLVSETVRKLAREDKRIVAITPAMPVGSKLEGFASEFPDRMFDVGIAEQHAATVAAGLATQKMKPYLAIYSTFLQRAYDQVLHDICRQKLNVFIGIDRAGLVGADGETHHGIYDISFLRHLPNMVLMMPKDENEGQHMVYTALKYDEGPISMRFPRGNGIGVPLDETLKEIQIGTWEVLKEGHDAVILTFGTTIPMAMKAAAVLEKQGSSVKVINARFIKPLDTKMLHSLLQLNIPILTIEEAAVQGGFGSAVLEFAHEEGYHHAEISRMGIPDYFVEHGSVKELYVEIGLTPEEIVKQIDSMVIKKQKRA; from the coding sequence ATGGATCTTTTAAACATCAAAGAACCTTCCTTTCTTAAAGACCTTTCCATTAAAGAATTAGAAGCATTAAGTCAAGACATTCGTCAGTTTTTAATAGAAAAGCTGTCTGTTACGGGTGGTCATATAGGACCTAATCTAGGAGTTGTCGAGCTGACAATCGCTTTACATACGTGCTTTGATAGTCCTCAAGATAAAATTCTTTGGGATGTAGGGCATCAATCCTATGTTCATAAAATATTAACAGGACGAGCCAGTGAGTTTGATTCATTACGACAATATAAGGGGTTAAGCGGCTTTCCAAAAATGGCTGAAAGTGTTCACGATGTTTGGGAAACGGGCCATAGTTCCACCTCCTTATCAGCTGCTATGGGTATGGCGATTGCGCGAGATTTAAAACAAGAGGACTCGTACGTTATTCCAGTTATTGGGGATGGGGCCCTGACAGGCGGGATGGCTTTAGAAGCCTTAAATCATATTGGTGATGAAAAGAAGAATATGATTGTTGTTTTAAATGATAATGAAATGTCGATTGCACCAAATGTAGGAGCTCTCCATGGAATTCTTGGGCGGTTAAGAACAGCAGGAAAGTATCAGTGGGCAAAGGATGAACTAGAATATTTAATGCGTAAAGTCCCTGCTGTGGGAGGAAAACTAGCGGACACAGCAGAGCGGATTAAGGATAGTCTGAAATATTTGCTTGTTTCGGGTGTCTTTTTTGAAGAAATGGGCTTTACCTATTTGGGACCTGTAGATGGTCATGATTATGAAGATTTATTTGAGCAAATTAGCTATGCAAAGAAAACAGAAGGCCCAATTCTTCTTCATGTATTAACGAAAAAGGGAAAAGGGTATAAACCGGCTGAAACGGATCGAATTGGAAATTGGCATGGAACAGGTCCATATAAAATAGATACAGGTGATTTTATTAAACCAGTTGAATCGCCACCTGCTTGGAGCAAACTAGTTAGTGAAACCGTCCGTAAGCTTGCAAGAGAGGATAAACGGATTGTCGCTATTACACCAGCGATGCCTGTTGGCTCGAAGTTGGAAGGATTTGCTAGTGAATTTCCAGATCGAATGTTTGATGTCGGTATTGCGGAACAACATGCAGCAACAGTTGCCGCTGGCTTAGCAACACAAAAAATGAAACCTTATTTAGCTATCTATTCAACTTTCTTGCAGCGGGCCTATGATCAAGTTCTTCATGATATTTGCCGGCAAAAGTTAAATGTGTTTATCGGAATTGATCGGGCGGGTCTTGTCGGAGCGGACGGGGAAACCCATCATGGAATCTATGATATTTCGTTCTTACGTCATTTACCGAATATGGTATTAATGATGCCAAAAGACGAAAATGAAGGTCAACATATGGTTTATACGGCACTGAAGTATGATGAAGGACCTATTAGTATGCGTTTCCCACGTGGCAATGGCATCGGGGTACCTTTAGATGAGACTTTAAAGGAAATTCAAATCGGAACATGGGAAGTGTTGAAAGAAGGTCATGATGCCGTTATCTTAACCTTTGGTACGACAATCCCAATGGCGATGAAGGCCGCTGCTGTACTTGAAAAACAAGGCAGCTCTGTCAAGGTAATCAATGCTCGCTTCATCAAACCGTTAGATACGAAAATGTTACATTCATTGCTCCAATTAAATATACCGATTCTGACCATTGAAGAAGCGGCGGTACAAGGTGGATTTGGCAGCGCAGTTTTAGAGTTTGCCCATGAGGAAGGATACCATCATGCTGAAATCTCTCGCATGGGGATACCAGATTATTTTGTCGAACATGGAAGTGTGAAAGAACTATATGTGGAAATTGGATTAACACCGGAGGAAATTGTTAAACAAATCGACTCAATGGTGATTAAAAAACAAAAAAGGGCTTGA
- a CDS encoding polyprenyl synthetase family protein, with translation MPNTQLDTFSTEYKELIEKQFRESIEGLKAPNILKESMLYSLEAGGKRIRPLLLFATIDALQKDPVTGLHAAAAIEMIHTYSLIHDDLPSMDDDDLRRGKPTNHIVFGEANAVLAGDALLTYSFQLLAQAPETSIPLKSKLELVQLLAQSAGAEGMVGGQVADMIGEEKALTLEELEYIHLHKTGKLLTCSILSGAIIAEATKEQMEHLEKFAYHLGLAFQIRDDLLDISGDESVIGKPIGSDSENHKTTYPSLLGVRGAEEALDQHYQQAKEMLKKIGRNTQILEELTELIVKRNH, from the coding sequence TTGCCAAACACACAATTAGATACCTTTTCAACGGAGTATAAGGAATTAATTGAAAAGCAGTTTCGAGAAAGTATTGAGGGTCTCAAGGCACCGAATATTTTAAAAGAGTCCATGTTGTACTCTCTTGAAGCAGGGGGAAAACGGATTCGGCCACTTTTACTTTTTGCTACCATCGATGCACTTCAAAAAGACCCTGTGACCGGCCTTCATGCTGCCGCTGCGATCGAGATGATTCACACCTATTCCTTAATCCATGATGACTTACCTAGCATGGATGACGATGATTTAAGAAGAGGCAAGCCGACAAACCACATCGTTTTTGGGGAGGCCAATGCGGTTTTAGCAGGAGACGCGCTTTTAACCTATAGTTTTCAATTACTAGCTCAAGCACCGGAAACTTCGATCCCGCTTAAAAGCAAATTAGAACTAGTTCAGTTACTTGCCCAATCTGCAGGAGCTGAGGGCATGGTCGGTGGACAAGTTGCAGATATGATTGGGGAAGAAAAAGCATTAACGCTTGAAGAATTAGAATATATTCATTTGCATAAAACAGGGAAGTTATTAACTTGTAGTATATTGTCAGGGGCAATTATTGCAGAAGCAACGAAAGAACAAATGGAACACTTGGAGAAATTTGCTTATCATTTAGGATTGGCCTTTCAAATTCGTGATGACCTCCTTGATATTAGTGGTGATGAAAGTGTGATTGGAAAGCCTATTGGCAGTGACAGTGAAAATCATAAAACAACCTATCCTTCTCTTTTAGGTGTTCGTGGTGCAGAAGAAGCCTTAGACCAGCATTATCAACAGGCTAAAGAAATGCTTAAAAAAATAGGTAGAAATACGCAAATATTGGAAGAGTTAACAGAGTTAATAGTCAAACGAAATCATTGA
- the xseB gene encoding exodeoxyribonuclease VII small subunit — MTEETETVTFEEAMEELETIVEKLEEGDVPLEEAISIYKKGMELSKLCHDKLKNVEEQLTQILTVDGQKQTFSMQEEE; from the coding sequence GTGACTGAAGAGACTGAAACTGTCACATTTGAGGAGGCAATGGAAGAGTTAGAAACCATTGTTGAGAAACTTGAAGAAGGGGATGTCCCATTAGAGGAAGCAATTTCTATTTATAAAAAAGGAATGGAGCTATCAAAGCTTTGTCACGATAAGTTGAAAAATGTTGAGGAGCAATTAACACAAATTTTAACAGTTGATGGACAAAAACAAACGTTTTCCATGCAAGAGGAGGAATAG
- the xseA gene encoding exodeoxyribonuclease VII large subunit: MEKRFLTVAALTKYIKRKFDVDPHLHDCMVKGEISNFKQHSSGHMYFTLKDEKARILAVMFSSANRKIKFTPENGMKILVRGDVSVYEGSGQYQIYVQEMQPDGVGDLYLAFEQLKEKLSIEGLFDFENKKPIPKFPVTVGVVTSPTGAAIRDIITTIKRRYPIAKILIFPALVQGDQAGPSVATAIEKANNEQYGIDVLIIGRGGGSIEELCAFNEEVVARAIHHSKVPIISAVGHETDFTIADFVADLRAPTPTAAAELAVPHIEEILERVLTRQTRLMRAMKEKVSFQRNQLERIKKSYAFRYPQRLYEQKLEQLDRTTESLVTNSKKLITSKQTELLQLDKRLSRNHPDSKIQKAIEDQRKNTRALYRAMSIILAKKQAEFKNTLTALEALSPLKIMERGYSLTYNENGNLVKSVNDANINDTVKIALTDGNLTCQVVGKEE, from the coding sequence ATGGAGAAGCGTTTTTTAACGGTTGCGGCCTTAACGAAATATATAAAACGAAAATTTGACGTAGACCCACATTTGCACGATTGCATGGTAAAAGGGGAAATTTCTAATTTTAAACAACATTCCAGTGGTCATATGTATTTTACCTTAAAAGATGAGAAAGCTCGAATTCTAGCTGTGATGTTCTCGAGCGCAAACCGTAAAATCAAATTCACACCGGAAAATGGAATGAAGATATTAGTTCGTGGGGATGTCTCTGTATATGAAGGGAGTGGACAGTACCAAATTTATGTTCAGGAAATGCAGCCGGATGGAGTTGGTGATCTTTACTTAGCATTCGAACAATTAAAAGAAAAGCTAAGCATAGAAGGCCTTTTTGATTTTGAAAATAAAAAACCAATCCCAAAGTTTCCTGTAACCGTAGGTGTAGTTACTTCACCAACAGGTGCTGCTATTCGAGATATCATTACCACGATTAAACGTCGTTATCCGATTGCAAAAATCTTAATTTTTCCAGCGCTTGTTCAAGGTGACCAAGCAGGTCCATCTGTGGCGACAGCTATTGAAAAGGCGAATAACGAACAATATGGAATCGATGTATTAATTATCGGACGTGGCGGTGGCTCGATCGAAGAATTATGCGCTTTTAACGAGGAAGTGGTGGCCCGAGCGATTCACCATTCGAAGGTACCGATTATTTCAGCGGTTGGACATGAAACCGATTTTACAATTGCCGATTTTGTCGCTGATTTACGGGCACCTACCCCAACAGCCGCAGCAGAACTCGCAGTACCACATATTGAAGAGATACTGGAGCGTGTATTAACGAGACAAACTCGTTTAATGAGGGCAATGAAAGAAAAGGTTAGTTTCCAAAGAAATCAACTGGAACGAATAAAGAAATCGTATGCATTCCGTTATCCACAGCGCTTATATGAACAAAAACTAGAACAACTCGATCGGACAACCGAATCACTTGTTACTAACTCCAAGAAGCTGATAACCTCAAAGCAAACTGAATTACTGCAATTGGATAAGCGTTTGTCAAGAAATCATCCAGATAGCAAAATCCAAAAAGCAATTGAAGATCAAAGGAAAAATACAAGGGCTTTGTATCGAGCGATGTCGATCATTCTGGCTAAAAAACAGGCGGAATTTAAAAACACACTAACGGCTCTTGAGGCATTAAGCCCATTAAAAATAATGGAACGTGGGTACAGTTTAACTTATAACGAGAACGGGAACCTAGTAAAAAGCGTTAACGATGCAAACATAAATGATACGGTCAAAATTGCACTAACAGATGGTAATCTTACCTGTCAGGTAGTAGGGAAAGAGGAGTGA
- the nusB gene encoding transcription antitermination factor NusB: MKRRTAREKALQAIFQIDMNETTPGEAIQYVLDGKSNDDYLEKLVVGVAEQRDEIDSILKDHLEKWSIERLANVDRNIMRLAIYEMIYCEEDVPVNVAINEAIEVAKIFGDDESSKFVNSVLSKVKQSIEKSSLKDKK, encoded by the coding sequence ATGAAACGAAGAACCGCTAGAGAAAAGGCGTTGCAAGCAATTTTTCAAATCGATATGAATGAAACGACACCTGGAGAAGCCATTCAATATGTATTAGATGGCAAGTCCAATGATGACTATTTAGAAAAGCTTGTAGTAGGAGTTGCTGAACAACGAGATGAAATTGATTCTATTCTTAAAGATCATTTGGAAAAATGGTCCATCGAACGTTTAGCGAATGTTGATCGGAATATAATGAGGTTGGCTATATATGAAATGATTTATTGTGAGGAAGATGTTCCTGTAAATGTGGCTATTAATGAAGCTATCGAAGTAGCCAAGATATTTGGTGATGATGAATCAAGTAAATTTGTCAATAGTGTCCTTTCTAAAGTAAAACAGTCAATCGAAAAATCTTCACTTAAAGACAAAAAATAA
- a CDS encoding Asp23/Gls24 family envelope stress response protein codes for MTVNNILEMSSSNNSLGKVEIAPEVIEVIAGIAASEVDGVAQMRGNFATGVVERLGKKNHGKGVKVELLEEGIKVDVYCVMKFGVSIPNVAQGIQNNIRQALLDMTALDAVEINIHVVGIQFEQLNPEPEIEDEM; via the coding sequence ATGACAGTAAATAATATTCTTGAAATGAGTTCGAGTAATAATAGTCTGGGAAAAGTGGAAATTGCTCCTGAAGTAATTGAGGTAATTGCCGGAATTGCTGCATCTGAAGTTGATGGAGTTGCTCAAATGAGAGGCAACTTTGCTACAGGTGTTGTAGAACGGTTAGGGAAAAAAAACCATGGAAAAGGTGTCAAAGTCGAATTATTAGAAGAAGGAATTAAAGTGGATGTCTATTGCGTTATGAAGTTTGGTGTATCCATTCCGAACGTAGCCCAAGGGATCCAAAACAATATCCGTCAGGCATTATTAGATATGACTGCATTAGATGCCGTTGAAATTAATATCCATGTAGTTGGAATCCAATTTGAACAGCTAAATCCCGAACCTGAAATAGAAGATGAAATGTAA